Proteins encoded together in one Nitrospirota bacterium window:
- a CDS encoding ARMT1-like domain-containing protein, which produces RDPFREVKARSTRAALELYPRLRETVRSSPDPLSTAARLAIAGNIMDFGLFSTVDVEGTIERALAAPLALDHGEMLRERLQAAGRVLYLLDNAGEAVLDGLLMEEVLSLGKPVAAAAKGAPVINDCTLEDARESGLPEQVAVMENGSDGVGTILQSTSEEFRRAFQEEGTLVISKGMANFETLLSERRKDVFFLFQSKCDVLSGVLEMPRGSMLLLCSEGPAPTGLVPGDQSLLPHHLRISKKGAMDPP; this is translated from the coding sequence AGGGACCCCTTCCGGGAGGTGAAGGCGCGCTCCACCCGGGCGGCCCTGGAGCTTTATCCGCGCCTGAGGGAGACCGTACGGTCAAGCCCCGACCCGCTTTCGACCGCCGCCCGGCTTGCCATCGCCGGAAACATCATGGACTTCGGCCTCTTCAGCACGGTGGACGTGGAGGGCACCATCGAGCGTGCCCTCGCCGCGCCCCTCGCGCTGGACCACGGGGAGATGCTCAGAGAAAGGCTCCAGGCGGCCGGGAGGGTTTTATATCTTCTGGATAACGCCGGGGAGGCCGTCCTGGACGGGCTTCTGATGGAGGAAGTGCTCTCCCTGGGAAAGCCCGTTGCGGCGGCGGCAAAGGGCGCCCCCGTAATAAACGACTGCACCCTTGAGGACGCCCGGGAGAGCGGGCTGCCGGAGCAGGTCGCGGTGATGGAAAACGGCTCCGACGGCGTGGGCACCATCCTTCAGAGCACCTCGGAGGAGTTCCGGCGGGCGTTCCAGGAGGAGGGAACGCTGGTCATCAGCAAGGGGATGGCGAACTTCGAGACCCTGCTTTCGGAGCGGAGGAAGGACGTCTTCTTCCTCTTTCAGTCGAAGTGCGACGTGCTCTCCGGGGTGCTTGAGATGCCCAGGGGCTCCATGCTCCTCCTGTGCTCCGAAGGGCCGGCCCCCACGGGACTGGTCCCCGGGGACCAGTCTCTCCTCCCCCATCACCTGCGGATTTCCAAAAAGGGGGCCATGGATCCCCCGTGA
- a CDS encoding NYN domain-containing protein, which yields MKKPNNYAFIDSQNVNLSIKEQGWTLDFERFRKYLEDKYDITKAFLFIGYVPTNHSLYTALQKYGYILVFKPTMTLPDGKVKGNVDAELVLHAMVEFPNYDKAVIVTGDGDFYCLIEYLKKQDKLLKILIPDGGKYSSLLRKFSEESAFMNGLKKKLEYRPK from the coding sequence CTTTTATCGACAGTCAGAACGTGAACTTGTCAATCAAAGAACAGGGATGGACTCTCGACTTCGAAAGATTCAGGAAATACTTAGAAGATAAGTATGATATAACGAAAGCATTCCTCTTCATTGGATATGTTCCCACTAATCACAGCCTGTACACCGCACTTCAAAAATATGGCTACATACTGGTGTTCAAACCGACGATGACTTTGCCCGACGGCAAGGTGAAGGGCAACGTCGACGCGGAGTTGGTTTTGCACGCTATGGTCGAGTTTCCCAACTACGACAAAGCCGTCATTGTTACAGGCGATGGGGATTTTTATTGTCTCATAGAATATCTGAAGAAACAGGATAAGCTCTTAAAAATACTTATCCCGGATGGTGGGAAATATTCGTCACTTTTGAGGAAATTCTCGGAGGAAAGTGCTTTTATGAACGGACTCAAGAAGAAGCTCGAATACAGACCAAAATAA
- a CDS encoding L-threonylcarbamoyladenylate synthase codes for MRLEDGLAEALREAVAVLREGGIVAYPTETYYALGVKFDNERALGRLHELKRRPRERTLPLIVSSPEELSVLTGRISPLARALMKRYWPGPLTLLFEAREGLSEFVTAGGKVAARMPGGKAALALAREAGFPVTATSANPSGEPPARDPEVLIRYFPRGLDLLLDGGRTPGGPPSTILDATGEEPRILREGAVIPEEVRRT; via the coding sequence ATGCGCCTTGAGGACGGCCTCGCGGAGGCCCTGCGGGAGGCGGTGGCGGTCTTGCGGGAGGGAGGCATCGTGGCCTATCCCACGGAGACCTACTACGCCCTGGGGGTGAAGTTCGACAACGAGAGGGCCCTCGGGCGACTCCATGAGCTGAAGCGAAGGCCCCGGGAGCGCACGCTGCCCCTAATAGTCTCCTCGCCCGAGGAGCTTTCCGTGCTTACCGGCAGGATAAGCCCCCTGGCCCGGGCCCTGATGAAGCGCTACTGGCCGGGCCCCCTGACCCTTCTTTTCGAGGCCAGGGAGGGGCTTTCGGAGTTCGTGACGGCCGGGGGCAAGGTGGCCGCGCGGATGCCCGGCGGCAAGGCAGCCCTGGCCCTGGCCCGTGAGGCGGGCTTTCCGGTCACGGCCACCAGCGCCAACCCCTCGGGGGAGCCCCCCGCGCGGGACCCGGAGGTCCTCATCCGATACTTCCCCCGGGGGCTCGACCTGCTCCTTGACGGCGGGCGCACGCCCGGGGGGCCGCCCTCCACCATACTGGATGCCACCGGGGAGGAGCCCCGGATTCTGAGGGAGGGGGCCGTCATCCCCGAGGAGGTCAGAAGGACGTGA